In Cynocephalus volans isolate mCynVol1 chromosome 13, mCynVol1.pri, whole genome shotgun sequence, a genomic segment contains:
- the C13H18orf21 gene encoding UPF0711 protein C18orf21 homolog — MRQKHYLEAAARGLRESCPGQARYLLWAYSSSHDDKSTFEETCPYCFQLLVLDNSRVRLKPKAKLTPKVQKLLNREARNCTLSFKEAKIVKKCKDSKSVLLITCKTCNRTVKHHGKSRSFLSALKSNPTTPTSKLSLKTSERKTPSSANLNHDMSGSKGKSPALIFRTPPSGQSTPTCSSKNVNKTKKHFSQLKMLLSQNESQKTPKVDFKNFLSSL; from the exons ATGAGACAGAAGCACTACCTTGAGGCTGCGGCGCGGGGACTGCGGGAGAGCTGCCCGGGCCAGGCACGCTATCTCCT CTGGGCCTACAGTTCGTCACACG ATGATAAGAGCACTTTTGAAGAAACATGTCCGTACTGTTTCCAGTTGTTGGTTCTGGATAACTCTAGAGTGCGCCTCAAACCCAAGGCCAAATTGACACCCAAAGTACAGAAACTTCTTAATCGAGAAGCCAGAAATTGTACCCTCAGTTTTAAAGAAGCCAAAATTGTGAAAAAGTGTAAAGACTCCAAAAGTGTATTG TTGATTACATGTAAAACATGCAACAGAACAGTTAAACATCATGGTAAAAGTAGAAGCTTTCTATCAGCACTGAAGAGCAATCCTACCACTCCTACGAGTAAGCTCAGTCTGAAGACATCAGAGAGAAAGACTCCAAGTTCTGCAAACCTAAATCATGATATGTCTGGTTCCAAAGGCAAGAGCCCAGCATTGATTTTCAG aaCACCTCCATCTGGACAGTCAACACCCACTTGCTCCTCAAagaatgtaaacaaaacaaagaaacacttCTCTCAACTAAAAATGTTGCTTAGTCAGAATGAATCCCAAAAAACTCCAAAGGTGGACTTCAAAAATTTCTTATCTTCTCTGTGA